One Cinclus cinclus chromosome 24, bCinCin1.1, whole genome shotgun sequence genomic window, aggggatggaaggggacagccaggggagcacagggaagggacagtCAGGGGGATGGAAGAGAGGGACAGCCAGGAGGGATGAAGGATGAGGGTGAAGAACAGCTCCAGGGGATGGAGAACAGAACTGAGGAGCAGCCAGAGGGATGGAGGTCAGGAGAATTCAGGAAGGAACAGGTGAGGAAGAGCCAGAAGGGATGAAGGATcagccccaggggatggagaatGGGGTGAggacaggagggagggatgggtgAAGGATGGGTGGTGAGAGATGAAGGATGTGAGATGCTGAGGATGAAGAAGGTGAGGAGCAGCCATgggagaagaggagggaggtgaggaaggcaaaggagggagctgggggcggagcatggagcagggaaaggaagaaggagaggagcaaaggggagagggacagggagggaggggacaggaggggcaggacaGACGGGGGGAGGTGATGATAACCCAGGGGGGTGGAAGAAGGACAGAGGTGAGGAGCAGTAGAGGGGACAAAGATAGGGCGAGACCCCCGAGGGGCCAGCGGGGACCGGGGGGACACCGACCGCTCTTCCAGTCTCCGTGGCACATCTTGAGGTCGCGGCAGGTGCGGGCGGGGTTCTTGCGGGTGCCCTCGGGGCTGCGGATGTTCTCGATCTGCTGGCTCAGGCTCTTGAGGGTGGTGTCCACCTCCAGGTCGCGGTCGCGCATCACGTTGGCATCATCGGCCCGGTAGTAGCGGCCGCCGTCGTGAGCCTTCTCCTGGGGCGGCTGGGGCAGGAAGCTGAAGTCGAATCCACCGCTGGGAGGACCGGGAGGACCGGGAGGACCGGGGGGGCCGGGGGGACCCTGcggaggagaggaggaggatgaggatggtgagggaGAGGCGGGCGATGAAGGCTGGCGGTTCTAGGGGGGAGGACGTGTCGGGACATACGACGGGACCGACGTCGCCGGTGCGGCCGCGGGGGCCGGGGGGACCGATGGGGCCGGGCAGCCCGTTCAGCCCGTCCTTGCCAGCAGCGCCAGCCGAGCCGGGAGGACCCTGCGGGACGGGAGAAAAGAGTGAGCGAGACCCCGGCAGAGCTGTCCCGTCCAGCCCCGACCCACGTCCGTCCCCACGCCAATCCCGATGGCGATGGGGACCCCCCCGCCCCCCTTCCCCGCGGTGCCGTGGATGGATGTCACAGCTCGCCCCGGGACTCACCCGGGGACCGGCGGGACCAGAAGCACCAGAAGGACCTTGTTCACCAGGAGAGCCCTGTGACAAtcgaggaggaggaagaagaggcgACATCAGAGGTGACATCAGCACCTCGTGCTGCCTCCAGGACGCGGGGCCACCGTCACCCCACGGGACTTACGGGAGGACCGGGTGGGCCCTGGAGACCGGAGAAGCCTCTGTGACCCTTCATGCCTCTGTCACCCTGTTCACCGGTTTCACCTTTGTCACCACGGGGACCTTGTGGaccctgcaggaggaggaggaggaagagaaggaggaggacGAGTTGAGCAGAGTCCTAGCCAGTCACTGTCCCCACgcctgtggggacacagaggcaCCGAGGAGGACAGAGCAGGACGTGACTTACAGCAGGACCACGAgcaccagcagggccaggggggcCAGCGGGACCTTGGGGACCCTGGGACAGGAGAGAAGGGGACAGGTTAGAGcttcctgcacctcctgctgctgctggcttggGGCAGAGCCACCCCGAGGTGCTCAGAGACCCCTGAGCGGGGCGGTGGCACCTGTGAAATGGCCCTTTGCAGGGTGGTGGCACCTCTGGCTTCCTggctccttccagcagcaggagctgagcccgGGGCCAAGCCCCAGAacattttggggtgtccccggCCCCGGGGGTGCaaggggagctctgggcagAAGATCACTTACGGTCTCACCACGATCTCCGTTCTTGCCAGCTGGACCGACGGGGCCGGGGGCACCGGGGGCACCGGGAGCACCAGGGGGGCCGGCGGGGCCAGTCTCACCACGATCACCctgcgaggaggaggaggaggaggaagaggagaggtcAGTGCGGGCCAGCACAACCCCACCGCCCCTCCCGTACCCAACTCAGAGCCCACTCACCTTGGGACCAGCAGCACCGTCACGGCCGGGGGCACCTTCAGCACCAGGAGCGCCCTACGGGGAGCAGAGACCCTCGTTAGGGGTGGGGGGGTCACGGGGAGGGGTCTCCCTGAGCCCCCCACGGGCAGCGCCCATCAGTCCCCAGCCCCGACCGTGGCCACCATGGCCGCTCACCTCTCGTCCGGCTTCTCCGGGGGGTCCGGCCAGACCGGGGGGGCCCATGGGGCCAGGGGGGCCGCGTTCGCCGGGGGAGCCGGAGGGACCTTGTTTGCCGGGTTCACCCTGCGGGGGGACACAACTGGGGGGTCAGACACCGTCGGACACTCACCCCGGGGCGGGGGGGCACAGTCTCCGGTTCCCGGGAGCCCCGCGGTACTCACCGAGGGACCGGGCAGCCCTGGGAAGCCTCGCTCGCCTCTCTGGCCGGGGAGACCAACGACACCGCGCTGGCCGGCGATACCTTGGGGTCCGGGCGTGCCGGGAGCGCCCTGCGGGGACAAAGCGCACCTCAGCGGTGGCCACGGAGGGGACAGCGACAGGGGGTGACGAGCAGAGGGGTCTGGGCAGGGGGTGACTCACGATGGGGCCGTCAGCACCGGGGGCTCCTTTCTCGccgggggggccgggggggccGGCGGGTCCCGGCTCTCCGGGGCGGCCAGCGGGGCCGGTCTCACCGCGGGGTCCTTTGCCACCTTCCTTGCCGCTGGGGCCGGGCGGGCCGGGGAGGCCGATGTTGCCCTGAGAGGAGGGGGGGGAGGCGGTGCGGTCAGGCCGGGACCCCCCCGCTGCCAGCTGAAGGGCGGCCAGGGGGGTCCCGGTGCCAACTGGGACAGGGCGGCCACGGGCAGCACCGGGATGGTGcccagctcctgtcctgtgtccccagctcctgtcctgtgtccccagcatctcctgtcctgtgtccccagcatctcctgtcctgtgtccccagcaccgGGATGGTGcccagctcctgtcctgtgtccccagcacctcctgctccatgTCCTCAGCACCTGTCCCATGTCCCAAACACATCCTggcccttgtccccagcccccgTCCATCTCCCCCCAGGGGTACTCACAGAGGGGCCAGGGGGTCCAactcttccagcagcaccagggaaaCCAGTAGCACCCTGGAAGGGAGGAAAGCTGCAGTCAGTGGGGTCAGATCCAAAGGTCCAGGGAACAATTCCATGGCTGGGAGTCACTGCAGGACACCCCGGGGCTGGTGGTCAGGAGGAAAGTGCCCACCTGGGGGGCTGATTTGGGGGGGATAAAGGCACATCCCCTCTTGTCCCTCTGCTCTATCCCCTGCTGGGGTGAAGCCACCCCAGTCTGGTGCCATCCccaggtggttttggggggcACAGACCCAGAGGTGCCCCACGGTTtgaggggagcagagccagagTCAAAGCATCTTGGGGTTGTTCACacccaggggtgtccccagaCTCCCCCAAACGCTCCTTCCCCACAATCCCGGTACTTACAGGGGGTCCAGCACTTCCGCGAGCACCTTTGGGACCGGGAGCACCAACAGCACcctgggcaggaggaagaggacgaagaagaggaggagaggggtGAGCTgcgctgtggggctgcagcctgggcagtgcGGGGGCTCGGGAGGGGGGCACTTACAGCAGGTCCAGGAGCACCAGTGGGgccagcggggccggggggacCGGCGTCACCCTTGGCTCCAGCATCCCCAGTTTCACCTTTAGCACCAGGCTGGCCGTCAGCGCCCTGCGGGACACGGGGCCAGAGTGAGCCTGGGGGGCTCAGAGCCACCCTGGGGGGCAGGACAGGACCCCCGAGCCGGGGGGGAACAGGCTGCCACACTTACGGGGGGGCCAGCAAATCCAGCAGGACCGGGAGGGCCGGGCTCACCACGGTCACCCTGGAATAGAGAGATGGGAGGGAACGTGTGAGACAGGCAGGGGATGGCCACCGTGGCCACCAAAGAGTTGCCACCCGTGGCAGAGCCATCACCGAGGGTGGGGGACACTTACGGGAGCACCACGGGCACCAGTGGGACCAGCAGGACCGGGGGGACCGGCTTcaccctgggaaaggggaggaaagcCAAGAAAAAGGGATCAGGGCAGTGGTGAGCGGGTGGCAGTGAGCGCCTGGACACTTCTGTCCCTTCGGGAtgtccccaccttgtcaccaggAGCACCAGCAGGGCCGGGGGGGCCGATGGGACCGGTCAGGCCTCGGAGACCGTCCTTGCCAGGAGCGCCATCAGCACCTTTGGGACCGGGGTCACCCTGAGGGAGGGACACAAGTgtgggtgacagggacaggtcCCTTGCGGGGGTTCACCCCTCTCTGCACTGAGACAACCCCGGTTCTTCAGCCTCCCCAGGACAGCCTGGCaccatcctcctcttcctctcagcAAGGGATTGTCCCCAAGGGATGGAGACAGAGGTGACACGGAGCATCCCCCCCTCCAGGACACTACTCGAGGGCACATCCAGTCCCGGGGGGGCTGGGATAAGGGGGGCACAGGGATGGTGGGGAGCAGGTCACCAAAGGGGACACCCGGGTTTTGGGGACACGAGGGTTTTGGGGACACGTACTCTGTCACCCTTGGCGCCTGGCAGGCCGGCAGCACCACGTTCTCCGGGCATACCCTGCAGACCGGGGGGCCCTTGGTTCCCGGGGGCTCCCGGAGCACCAGCATCGCcctgggaaagagggaaaacaagGATGGGTGAAATCCCGGCACGGCAAATCCATCCCGGCTTCAGCCCCGGCCTCGGGGAGTGAGGCCAAACCCAGCCACCCTCACACCTGTGCCCCACGAGCTGGGACAGCGCCCGCCACGCCCAGCCTGGCACCCACCTTAGCACCATCGTTACCGGGAGCCCCGTTAGCACCGCGGGGACCTTGGGGGCCGGGGGGGCCTTGGACGCCTCGTTCTCCAGGGAATCCTCTCTCACCCTGCGCAGGAGAGGCGGGACCCATCAGGGCCCTGTGGGGCACTTTGGGGTGCCGAGAGTtggggggacacggggtggGGTTCGGCTTACCCTGGCACCGGCGGGACCGGGGGCTCCGGCGTCTCCAGGAACACCCTGAGCAGGAGGGAGGGTGACGAGTCAGGGGGGAgcgggtggcactggggacgGGCAGAGGGGTCCCcggggtggccccaggggtcCCTCATGGCCTGGGCAAGGCTGGGATTCCCACCGTTTCCCCACACCTGGTGGTGCCCTGGGAGGACCCCACCAGGGACAGGGGCgatggggaggggacaggagggtcCCCATCCCACACTCACCTGCTCACCGGGCTTGCCAGCCTCACCGGGGGGACCAGCGGGGCCGGGCAGACCctggggagggaaagaggagccgTGAGCCACCACGGAGGGGACAAAGGAAATGTCACCCACACTCGGGGAGCTCTGTTCccctgctggggaaggggacaCCCCTCACCTGGAAGCCAGGAGCACCAGCGGGACCTTGTTCACCTCTTTCTCCAGCGGGACCCTGGGGGACACAGGACAGGCATGGATGGGGGCAGGTGGCTCCCGAGCCCCTTGCCCGGTGGCCGGGCGTGGCTCTGGGTGGCCGCGGGCCGGGTGATACTCACAGTGGGGCCGGGGGGACCTTGGGCACCGGTTTCACCATCTTTGCCAGCAGCACCCTGGAggtgggaggagggagaggagggggctCAGAGCAGCCCCCGCAGGGCTCTGTGCCCCTCCCCGAGCTGGGCGTGGGCCTGGACACGGCCGCGGGATCCTTCGAAGGCTGGGAGACACCGCGGCGAGCTGCCCGCGGCCACGTCAGCGCCGCTGTCCCCGCTCCAGCAGCGCCGGGAGCCCCCGGGACGGGATCCCAAACACCTCATCCCGCTGCGGCCTCGGGCCGGGAGCCTCCCCTGGCTGCGCTCACAGCCCGATCACACCCCATTAAACCCCTGTTCACACCCTGATGGCACCCCCTTCACACCCCATTCACCCCCGTCGCGGCTGTCCCGTGCCAGGGCGGCCCTGTCACCCCACGCCGGGGTGATGCTCCTTGTcaccctccctgtccccccacAGCACGGTGACCCCCCTCTGTCACCTCACACCGGGGTCACCCTCCCTTGTCACCTCCCCCGGGCTGTCTGTGCCCCACCCCGCACTCACCACGGCGCCGGGGGGACCGGGAGCTCCTCTCTCGCCAGGTTTGCCGGGTTCGCCCTAAAACCAGAGTGGGGTGAACCCGGGATCACATCGGGGAGGGGGGGGCCAGGTCCCCCGAGCGTCCCTCGGGGACCGGGGTGCGGCGGGGAGGGTGGAACTCACCGCAGCACCTTTGGGACCGGGGAATCCCATCACGCCCGCCTGGCCTCTGGCTCCGGGGGGGCCGGGGGGACCGGGGCGACCGTCTTGACCAGCGGGACCCTGCCGGTGGGAGCCAGCGCCCCGTTAGCTGGGCTCGTGGGGAGCCAGGGGAGAAAGGGACATCAGCGGGGACAACTTACAGGGGGGCCGGTCTTGCCGTCGGGCCCGGGGCTCCCGGGGCTTCCAGTCAAACCCTGCGAGGCAGCGGGAGGGGGGTCAGGAGCTCAGGGGTTCCAGGGGACGCTCCAGAGAACGGGAGCATCCTGGAAAGCGGCTGTCCGCCGGCACAGAGAGCAGGACAGCGCTGCGGCCGCGCTGATGTCACCGTGTCACCGTGACACCGCGCCCGCTCACCTTGGCACCGGGAAGTCCGGGTTCCCCGGGGCGTCCAGCTTCACCAGGAGATCCTTTGGGGCCAACGGGACCGGGGGAGCCGCGCTCACCGGGAGGACCCTGGGAAGGGTGGACAGGGGTGacccagctgcagggcagcacccGGGGACCGGGACAGAGCCGTGTCCCCGCAGGCGGCAGCCACACGGAGCCGCTGTGGCCACTGTGTGGGCACAGGTGGCGATGCCCAGAGTCCCCGCTGAGGCGATTTTCTCCCGCAGACGGACGCGGGCACCCACCTTGGGACCGGCGATGCCATCGGCTCCAGGGAAACCGCGACTGCCGGGAGCGCCCTGAGGGGGACACGACAGGGTCAGTGAGGGGACACGGGAGGACACGGCGAGAGCAGGGGGGGGGGGATGTGCCAGAGCGGGACAAGGCCACCTGTGGGAACAGCCTGAAAGGGCTGGGGATGTCACCACGGGGTCCCCAAACACGCACGAAGTCCAGCTGGACAAGGAGAGATggaggaggatggggatggggacagggacgcTGCTACTCACACGTTCCCCAGCGGGGCCGGGCagcccggcggggccgggctcACCACGGGCTCCTCTCTTGCCTTCCTCGCCAGCAGGGCCGGGGGGGCCTTGGACACCAGCGGGACCCTGGGGAAGGAGGCGAAGGGATGAGGACCCCCAGGAGGGCCCAGCAGGGCCCGCGCCCCCAGGGACGCATCGGGGGGACACTCACGGGTTCGCCTTTGGCACCGGTGTCACCCTTGTTGCCTGGAGCACCGGGTTCGCCCTGCGGGGGGAGAGAAGACACAAAAGATTTAACGCCGGATTGAGGAGCAGAGCGACCCCCGAGTCACGGCCCCCATGAGCCCCCCGAGGGACAAGAACCCAGCATCTGtcaccccctgccctggcatGGCTGGAGGGACCACGGGGCACCTCAGGAGGCACctcaggaggcagcagctccccggagcagagggaaggagcagcccgGGGATACTCACGGTGTTACCCTTGGGGCCGGGGGCGCCGCTGGGACCTTGGGGTCCGGAGGGACCGCGGGCACCGGGGAAGCCGGGAGCGCCAGCGATGCCAGGAGCGCCCTGCAAGAGGCACGGGAGGCCGTGAGGAACCGCACAGACCTTCCTGGTCCGGCCGCAGGGGAGGGGACACTCGGGACACTCACGGTGGCACCCTTGGCA contains:
- the COL1A1 gene encoding collagen alpha-1(I) chain, with product MFSFVDSRSLLLIAATVLLTRGQGEEDIQTGSCIQDGLTYNDKDVWKPEPCQICVCDSGNILCDEVICEDTSDCPNAEIPFGECCPICPDTDASPAYPENAGVEGPKGDTGPKGDRGLPGPPGRDGIPGQPGLPGPPGPPGPPGLGGNFAPQMSYGYDEKAGGMAVPGPMGPAGPRGLPGPPGAPGPQGFQGPPGEPGEPGASGPMGPRGPAGPPGKNGDDGEAGKPGRPGERGPPGPQGARGLPGTAGLPGMKGHRGFSGLDGAKGEPGPAGPKGEPGSPGENGAPGQMGPRGLPGERGRPGPSGPAGARGNDGAPGAAGPPGPTGPAGPPGFPGAAGAKGETGPQGARGSEGPQGARGEPGPPGPAGAAGPAGNPGADGQPGAKGATGAPGIAGAPGFPGARGPSGPQGPSGAPGPKGNTGEPGAPGNKGDTGAKGEPGPAGVQGPPGPAGEEGKRGARGEPGPAGLPGPAGERGAPGSRGFPGADGIAGPKGPPGERGSPGPVGPKGSPGEAGRPGEPGLPGAKGLTGSPGSPGPDGKTGPPGPAGQDGRPGPPGPPGARGQAGVMGFPGPKGAAGEPGKPGERGAPGPPGAVGAAGKDGETGAQGPPGPTGPAGERGEQGPAGAPGFQGLPGPAGPPGEAGKPGEQGVPGDAGAPGPAGARGERGFPGERGVQGPPGPQGPRGANGAPGNDGAKGDAGAPGAPGNQGPPGLQGMPGERGAAGLPGAKGDRGDPGPKGADGAPGKDGLRGLTGPIGPPGPAGAPGDKGEAGPPGPAGPTGARGAPGDRGEPGPPGPAGFAGPPGADGQPGAKGETGDAGAKGDAGPPGPAGPTGAPGPAGAVGAPGPKGARGSAGPPGATGFPGAAGRVGPPGPSGNIGLPGPPGPSGKEGGKGPRGETGPAGRPGEPGPAGPPGPPGEKGAPGADGPIGAPGTPGPQGIAGQRGVVGLPGQRGERGFPGLPGPSGEPGKQGPSGSPGERGPPGPMGPPGLAGPPGEAGREGAPGAEGAPGRDGAAGPKGDRGETGPAGPPGAPGAPGAPGPVGPAGKNGDRGETGPQGPAGPPGPAGARGPAGPQGPRGDKGETGEQGDRGMKGHRGFSGLQGPPGPPGSPGEQGPSGASGPAGPRGPPGSAGAAGKDGLNGLPGPIGPPGPRGRTGDVGPVGPPGPPGPPGPPGPPSGGFDFSFLPQPPQEKAHDGGRYYRADDANVMRDRDLEVDTTLKSLSQQIENIRSPEGTRKNPARTCRDLKMCHGDWKSGEYWIDPNQGCNLDAIKVFCNLETGETCVYPSQASIARKNWYLSKNPKEKKHVWFGETMSDGFQFEYGGEGSNPADVAIQLTFLRLMATEASQNVTYHCKNSVAYMDQASGNLKKALLLQGANEIEIRAEGNSRFTYGVTEDGCTSHTGAWGKTVIEYKTTKTSRLPIIDLAPMDVGAPDQEFGIDIGPVCFL